CTTTGTGCTGGGATTTCGGTTACATTATCCCAGTCTATAGCGTTTCTGTCTCCAAATGTTGTGTGTGTTGCAATGTATGGGTAGTCGTGAGCTCCCAAGTCAGAAATTCCTACTTCTTCTAAGTATCTTTCAATGAGCATTTCTAAGAGTTCATACATTTGGTAAGCAGCTTTTTCGTATTCTCTACATGCATAGTATATTTTTGATTTTGCTCTTTCTGTAATGTTTGTTCTCATTCCACCAATAACAATGTTTGGTGGGTGAATTCCTTCTCCCCCAACAATGTCTACAATTAATTGTCCAACTTTTCTCATTTTTTGTATGAGTTTTATTGCCTCTACCTTCAAATCTTGTTCATTTGGTTTTATGAAGTCATCAGCTATTAACAAATGGTGCAATGGATGAGAATGCATTCTGTTTCCTAATCCAACTAATTCCCTCAACAATCTTCCATCTTCTGGAATTTCGCATCCAATAGCGTCCTCAATTGCCTCACATGAAGCAATTCCGTGAGTTGTTTGACAGATACCACAAATTCTCATGACTGCAATTGGTGCAAATTCCGCAGGTCTTCCTTTTAACATTGTTTCAAAGCCCCTAACTGGGGTAGTGTTTGGATAGTATGCTTTTGTCACGATACCTGCATCATTCACTTCTAAAATTAATTTGGCGTGCCCTTCATGTCTTGTTGTAGGGGCAATTTCTATAGTATTTGTCACAGTGTCCACCTCCAAAAATAAAATTAATCTATTAACCTTTTTAAAGGGCGTTATATAAAGAAATATCTCTTTAAAAATGTAAATATAGGTATTTAATTTCTTAGATATGTCAAAAATTAATATTTTATACTATTATAGTAATAATAATTTTTATAATGTATTAAAAAATGAATAAAAAATAAAAATTGATAATGAAAATTTGGCATTAATCTACAATAACATAAGTCAATTTCGAAAACTTTATTAAACTTAGAAAAAAATAGTTTTTTGGAGTGTTGTCTTTTTTAAATTTAAAGGCAGATGATGATATTGTCCCCGGCTGATTTATGATGAGATGGGCTCAGCTGATGCCTATTTTTAATATCTAAATTTGAATTTTAATATAAAACTTTAATATAGGATTTTTGTAGTTATTAAGCTCAATACTCCACAAAATATTGAGATCCCCCAAATTACAAAAACAATTTCACATTCCTTCATAGGTTTCTTTTTTAGTATGATTCTTGGTAGTGATAAATAACCTCCCTCAACATAGAGTTTTCCATTTTTTAATACTGTTGGCTTGTGCTCCTCCCTCCTTGTAACTCCAGCGCTATAGAATTTTAATGATGCATCTAAGATATATGGTATCATAATAATTAAAAATGGCAAAATAATTCCTTTCCAAATTGCTACTGTTGCCAAAAACGCGCCTATTGGTAATGTCCCGACATCCCCAGGAAAGACCTTTGCTGGATATTTGTTAAATACAAATAAACCCAAATAAGATGCTACAAAAACCATAACTAACTGAAATCCCCCCACATCTCCAACAATTAGCAAACACAAACCTAAAAATATTAATGAAATAATTCCCACACCAATCTCAAGCCCATTGAATCCTGCAAGCATATTTGTTAAATTTGAGGTTATAGAAACTCCCACTATCAACAAAAATAAATGAAAAATATCCATATTTAGCAAAATTCCTACTGGAATTGCAGCCATTCCAAGCGAGATGAGTTTTTCTTTTGGTGAGAGTTTTGCAATATCATCAATAATTCCAATGATCCCAGACAACATCACAACAACTAAAACATAAGGATTGAAAAATGGCAAAATTGCGATGTTCGTGATTAGTGGTGCAAGTCCCCCCATTTCAGCAACTTTTATTTTTTCCTCTTTGTGTAAATCTATCCCGTATTTTACATTTATCATCTTTTTTATTATGAATTTTGTAAGCATTACAGATAAAACAAATGCAACAATCATAAAAATTACTAAATCCTCCATTATTTCACCTTTCATTGCAAACGTTGCTAATGATAAATAACAATAAATTTATATATCTTTGCTGTTTTAATTTTTTTAGTTAAATTTAGTTGCTTGATGAGTTGTCATATTAAATCTTAATAAGATGTATATGCAGTTTTGTGTTAATATTTATGATATTATTTAGGAATTTTAGAAGGTGGGAAAGGATGATTGAATATCTTAATAAAGTGTCTGAATTTTTTAAAAAACATAAGCATATAAAGATATTTCTTATTGTTTTGGCAATATCGTTGATAAGTTTCCAATTAAGAGCACAGACAGCAGATATGGGATTTACAGATAACCCTCAGCTAAAAAAGATGTTTGCTGATGAACATGGGAGGATGTATCTTATAGCATTAGATCCCTACTACTATTTGAGGTTGAGTGAGAACCTCTACAAACATGGATATATTGGAGAAACATTGAAAGAAGTCAATGGAAAATTAGTCCCTTATGATACATGCCAATACGCTCCTCCAGGACATCCAGTAAGTTGGGAGCCACCAGTAATTTGTATTGTTGAAGTTTTACTTTATGAGATATGGCATTCCATTGATCCAACAGTTAGCATTATGAACGCTGCTTTTTGGGTTCCAGCAATTCTTAGTATGTTGTTGGGAATTCCAATCTACTTTATAGTTAGGAGAGCAACGTTAAGCAATCTTGGGGGGATTGTTGGGGCATTAGCTTTAATATCTGCTCCTGGATTGTTGTATAAAACATCTGCAGGATTCGCAGATACTCCGATATTTGAAGTTTTGCCAATCTTATTTATAATGTGGTTTATTATTGAAGCAATACACAATCAAAATAATATTAAAAAATCATTAATATTTGGGAGTTTAGCAGTTATATTAACAGCACTATACCCAAAAATGTGGGGTGCTTGGTGGTATGCGTTTGATATTGTTTCAGCTTCTCTGATAATCTATGGGATTTATTTAATACTGTCAAAAAAATTGGGTAATACCATTAAACATGAGAATGTCAAAAATATATGTTATTTAATAGGATTTTACATAGCTGGTAGTGCATTGCTAATCTCAATGGCTTATGGGGTTAATACATTTCTTACAGCATTTACAGCTCCACTAAGTTACCAGATAGTTTTAACTACAACCGAACATGCAACAGGATGGCCAAACGTCTATACAACAGTAGCAGAACTTTCAAAACCATCGTTTAGGGATATCGTTAACAACTCAATTGGGGGAATAACATTATTCATATTGGGTATTATTGGGATATTTGCTTCATTTATATCATTAAGGCATGGGAAGAAAGAATTTGATGTTAAATATGCAATATTGCTAACCATTTGGCTACTTGCTACTGGATATGCAGCTACAAAAGGTATTAGGTTTGCTGCTTTAATGACACCACCATTGGCAATTGGTGTTGGTATATTAGTTGGGCAGATCGAAAAATTCGTAATGATGAGTAGAGATAAGTTAGTTGAATATACTCTCTATCCAATAGTTGGATTGGCATGTTTGTGGAGCATTGCAAATTATGGAGCTAAAATCCCACAAATCCTCATTCCAACGACTTATATACCAATTGCTGCTTATACTTTCTTAACCTTGGTTGTTGCATTAGCATTGTATAAAATAGGAGATATTATAAGTTCCAATACTGAATTAAAATTAAAGAAAGGGATTTCCTTAGCATTGGCAGTTGCTTTAGTCCTCCCGCCACTTGCAAATGCAGTTCCATTCTACACAGTACCAACATTCAACAATGGATGGAAAGAGAGCTTAGATTGGATTAAAAACAACACTCCAGACAATGCAGTTATTACATGTTGGTGGGATAATGGACATATTTATACCTGGGCTACAAGAAAGATGGTGACGTTTGATGGAGGTAGCCAAAATTCCCCAAGGGCCTATTGGGTAGGTAGAGCATTCTCAACATCAAATGAAGAACTTGCAGTTGGGATATTGAGAATGCTTGCCACAAGTGGAGATGAAGCATTTAAAAAAGGCAGTGTGCTTATGAACAAAACACACAACAATGTTTCAAAAACAGTAAAGATATTGAATGAAATACTTCCACTAAACAGAAGTGCTGCATACGAAATTTTAACAGAAAAATATGGTTTAACTGATAAAGAAGCAAAAGAAGTATTAAATGCAACGCACCCAAAACATCCAAATCCAGACTATTTAATAACTTACAATAGAATGACTGACATTGCTCCAGTATGGAGCATGTTTGGAAACTGGAATTTCGATTTGCCACCAAATACATCAAACGACAAAAGAGAAAAAGGCTATTACTTCAAAGGAAAAGGAGTGATATACAACAACTCAATTATTACAAAAGTGCGTGTTGGAAACCTCTACTACATGACAAACATACCATTCACAATGGACAACATATCAACTGCAGTAATTGCTTATAAGAACGGGCAACCAAAAATTATTGGACAAGTGAACTTCCATAAAATAATTATAAAAACCCCAAATGGTGTCATTGAAAAAGTTCTTAATAAGGATGGGCAATTGAGTGAAATTGTAAGAGTAGAGTCTGATGGAAGAGTTTATGTATGGATAGCAACAAGGAACCTTGAAGACAGTATATATACAAGATTGCATTTCCTTGATGGATATGGCTTAAAGCATATAAAATTGGTTAAAGCATCATACGACCCAACGAACTTTGGTGTTCAGCCAGGATTTAAGGTTTATGAAGTGGATTATGGAAAAGAATACTTAAAATGAAATTATATTCTATAAAATTTTTTAAATTTTTATAATCTCTTTTTTTATTTTAATTTTTGAAAGTTGAGGTGATTTTTATGATAATACTTAATCCATTCATGGGAATTTCTGGAGATATGTTTTTATCTGCTATGGTTGATTTTGTAGATGAGGAGGGGTTAATAAACACTATAAAAAAGGTTGTTGATGTTGATATTGAGGTAAAGAAAGTCAAAAAGAGAGGGATAATTGCAAATAAAATAAATATAATTCCAAAAGAAAAAGAAAACTTAGAAAACAGAAACTACAAATGGATAAAAAAATTAATTAAAAATTCCAGCATAGATGATAATATAAAGAAACACGCATTGGGCATGTTCAAAATCCTTGCTGAGGCAGAGGCAAAAGTTCATGGTATTGACGTAGAGAAAGTCCATTTTCACGAAATTGGGCAAGTTGACACCATTGCAGATATTGTAGGGGCTGCATATTGTATTGAGAAATTGAAGAATGAAGAATTTTATTATACCCCAATAAATGTTGGTAGTGGGTTCGTAAATACCATGCATGGAAAAATGCCCGTCCCAGCGCCAGCAACATTAGAAATATTGAAGGGATTCGAGATATTCTTTTCTGAATATGGGGAATTAACAACACCAACAGGGGCAACGATAATAAAATACCTAAACCCAAAATTGGCAAAATCTACATTTAATGTTGAAAAAATATCTTATGGAGCAGGGGATAAAGATTTTGAAGCCCCAAATGTTTTAAGGGTCATTAAAGCAAAGGATAACTTTAAAGATGAGGTTTGTTTAATAGAGACAAATGTTGATGATGTTTCTCCTGAAATTTTGGGTTATCTGTATGAGGTTTTGAAAGATAAAGTTAGGGATTTGCATTTTATTCCATGTTTCATGAAGAAAAATAGACCTGCATATATAATAAGAATAATCGCCAATGCGAAGGATATTGATGAGATTTGTGAAATTCTAATGCAAGAAACAGGGACTATAGGCATTAGAGTTATCCCTTATGTACATAGAAGTATTGCAAAGAGAGAATTTAAAACTATTAATGTGTTTGGTGAGGATGTTAAGGTTAAAGTTTCCTATTTTAATGGAAAGATAGTTTCAAAAAAACCCGAATTTGAGGATTTGAAGAAAGTGGCAAAAAAACATAATTTGCCATTAAAAGATGTTTATTTGGAGGTTATAAAGAAGATTAAGAATTTATAACAGCTAAGATACATTACTAAGCTAGTAAAGCAATGCATCCGTTCCAAATCGAAGGTTTGGATAACGAAATCAGAACCAAGATTTTGGGCAATGAAAGCCCACAAAAGATTTTGTTTATCCAAATATAGTCGTGTGCGGAATTAATATACGGCAAAACCCAAAGGGTTTTGCCATTAATTTTTAAAGTTATTTATACGTTAATGAATTTCCAAATAATTGTTATCATTCATTAAAATTTGAAATAACACATTAAACTTAAAAATTTACCAAATTATACGGCAAAACCTAAAGGTTTTGCCAAAAGATATACGGCAAAATCCCTTGGATTTTGCCAAATTTTCTAACGCACACGACTATAGTTTCGTCTGATTGATCAAGTTTTTACTAAATATGCTTTAAGTTGATTTAGGGACAAAAAATTAAGAAACAGGGGATTTTCATGAGAGTTGAGGTTTTAAGATTAGGACATAGAGGAGAGAGGGATAAGAGGATATCAACACATGTAGCATTAACAGCGAGAGCATTAGGAGCAGATAAGATAATATTTACTGTAGAGGACGAACATGTTGAAGAAAGCGTAAAGAAGATTGTAGAGAATTGGGGAGGAAACTTTAAATTTGAAGTTATAAAAAAATGGAAGGAATACATTAAAAATTTTAAAGAAAATAATGGGATTGTGGTTCATTTGACAATGTATGGGGCGAATGTCAATGAGATAATGGATGAAATAAAGAAGGAGTTTGAGGGAAAGAACATTTTAGTTATTGTTGGAGCGGAGAAAGTTCCAAAAGAAGCGTATGAACTTGCTGATTATAATGTATCTATTGGGAACCAACCACATTCAGAAGTTGCTGCACTTGCGATTTTTTTAGATAGGTTATTTGAGGGAAAAACACTCTATAGAAAATTTGAAAATGCAAAAATTAGAATAATTCCTTCAAATGACAAAAAACAAGTTATTATAAAAAAAGATAAATAGCCATGGCTGTGTGCGGAATTACTGATATAACTATAATAATTTTTGGAATTTTTGTTATTTATTTAACCACAATAAAATTTTGAAATAGGCTATGATTATGATTAATTCTTAAATATAGTGTGGTTCTTCCTTTAATTTTATTGGGGATTTTCAACCAATTTATACATAAAAGATTATAAAATTGTGCTCAGGTGTCCCCGATATCATCATATATCAGTGAAGTCGGCAATCATCATCGCACATTCATTTATTTTGTAATGATATCTATTTTTTCACCACATAAAGAGCATCTTGGAGGTTTTGTTAGTAAATCAAGATTAACAATTGATATGGTATATATGTCTCTCCTAATTAACAAGGCTCCACAATTTGGACAATATGTGTGTTCTCCCTCATGTCCTGGAACATTTCCAATATAAACATACTTTAGACCCTCTTCCAATGCCATATTCCTTGCTTTTTCCAAAATCTCAACAGGTGTCGGAGGGACATCCATTAACATATAATCAGGGTGGAATCTTGTGAAGTGGAGGGGCGTTTCTTCCCCTAATCTCTCTTTTACAAATTCTATTATATATAGTATGTCATCCTCGTTATCATTGTATCCGGGGATTATTAGATTTGTTACTTCTACATGTATTCCAAGTTTTTTTGCCAATACGCAGGTTCTTAAAACAGGGTCGAGAGTACCCTGACAAACCTTTTTGTAAAACTCTGCATTTCCTTTAATATCGAT
The sequence above is a segment of the Methanotorris igneus Kol 5 genome. Coding sequences within it:
- a CDS encoding MraY family glycosyltransferase, encoding MEDLVIFMIVAFVLSVMLTKFIIKKMINVKYGIDLHKEEKIKVAEMGGLAPLITNIAILPFFNPYVLVVVMLSGIIGIIDDIAKLSPKEKLISLGMAAIPVGILLNMDIFHLFLLIVGVSITSNLTNMLAGFNGLEIGVGIISLIFLGLCLLIVGDVGGFQLVMVFVASYLGLFVFNKYPAKVFPGDVGTLPIGAFLATVAIWKGIILPFLIIMIPYILDASLKFYSAGVTRREEHKPTVLKNGKLYVEGGYLSLPRIILKKKPMKECEIVFVIWGISIFCGVLSLITTKILY
- a CDS encoding STT3 domain-containing protein; the protein is MIEYLNKVSEFFKKHKHIKIFLIVLAISLISFQLRAQTADMGFTDNPQLKKMFADEHGRMYLIALDPYYYLRLSENLYKHGYIGETLKEVNGKLVPYDTCQYAPPGHPVSWEPPVICIVEVLLYEIWHSIDPTVSIMNAAFWVPAILSMLLGIPIYFIVRRATLSNLGGIVGALALISAPGLLYKTSAGFADTPIFEVLPILFIMWFIIEAIHNQNNIKKSLIFGSLAVILTALYPKMWGAWWYAFDIVSASLIIYGIYLILSKKLGNTIKHENVKNICYLIGFYIAGSALLISMAYGVNTFLTAFTAPLSYQIVLTTTEHATGWPNVYTTVAELSKPSFRDIVNNSIGGITLFILGIIGIFASFISLRHGKKEFDVKYAILLTIWLLATGYAATKGIRFAALMTPPLAIGVGILVGQIEKFVMMSRDKLVEYTLYPIVGLACLWSIANYGAKIPQILIPTTYIPIAAYTFLTLVVALALYKIGDIISSNTELKLKKGISLALAVALVLPPLANAVPFYTVPTFNNGWKESLDWIKNNTPDNAVITCWWDNGHIYTWATRKMVTFDGGSQNSPRAYWVGRAFSTSNEELAVGILRMLATSGDEAFKKGSVLMNKTHNNVSKTVKILNEILPLNRSAAYEILTEKYGLTDKEAKEVLNATHPKHPNPDYLITYNRMTDIAPVWSMFGNWNFDLPPNTSNDKREKGYYFKGKGVIYNNSIITKVRVGNLYYMTNIPFTMDNISTAVIAYKNGQPKIIGQVNFHKIIIKTPNGVIEKVLNKDGQLSEIVRVESDGRVYVWIATRNLEDSIYTRLHFLDGYGLKHIKLVKASYDPTNFGVQPGFKVYEVDYGKEYLK
- the larC gene encoding nickel pincer cofactor biosynthesis protein LarC — translated: MIILNPFMGISGDMFLSAMVDFVDEEGLINTIKKVVDVDIEVKKVKKRGIIANKINIIPKEKENLENRNYKWIKKLIKNSSIDDNIKKHALGMFKILAEAEAKVHGIDVEKVHFHEIGQVDTIADIVGAAYCIEKLKNEEFYYTPINVGSGFVNTMHGKMPVPAPATLEILKGFEIFFSEYGELTTPTGATIIKYLNPKLAKSTFNVEKISYGAGDKDFEAPNVLRVIKAKDNFKDEVCLIETNVDDVSPEILGYLYEVLKDKVRDLHFIPCFMKKNRPAYIIRIIANAKDIDEICEILMQETGTIGIRVIPYVHRSIAKREFKTINVFGEDVKVKVSYFNGKIVSKKPEFEDLKKVAKKHNLPLKDVYLEVIKKIKNL
- the frhA gene encoding coenzyme F420 hydrogenase subunit alpha — its product is MTNTIEIAPTTRHEGHAKLILEVNDAGIVTKAYYPNTTPVRGFETMLKGRPAEFAPIAVMRICGICQTTHGIASCEAIEDAIGCEIPEDGRLLRELVGLGNRMHSHPLHHLLIADDFIKPNEQDLKVEAIKLIQKMRKVGQLIVDIVGGEGIHPPNIVIGGMRTNITERAKSKIYYACREYEKAAYQMYELLEMLIERYLEEVGISDLGAHDYPYIATHTTFGDRNAIDWDNVTEIPAQRYYKNPEIAQTATNQIPLYCGVPVEGGPRARMVKFGNFKAGGSALDINIARAQENLGAVYRVFEILDELNLNGKTRVEPEYKDGFGIGVHEAPRATNVHMAEVGKDGRIKSYKIIAASTWNMPIVEKAIEGYPHQYAEVIMRAYDIUASCATHVIVKDDETKEVIEVRRI
- a CDS encoding tRNA (cytidine(56)-2'-O)-methyltransferase, which encodes MRVEVLRLGHRGERDKRISTHVALTARALGADKIIFTVEDEHVEESVKKIVENWGGNFKFEVIKKWKEYIKNFKENNGIVVHLTMYGANVNEIMDEIKKEFEGKNILVIVGAEKVPKEAYELADYNVSIGNQPHSEVAALAIFLDRLFEGKTLYRKFENAKIRIIPSNDKKQVIIKKDK